CTGGGCCTCCAGGCGGCGCAGTTCGGTTTCGCGGCTGGCACGTTCCAGGTGCCAGGCGTGGGCGGCATCGCGGGCGTTGTCGCGGTCGATCTGCAGCAGTTCCAGCTCACGCCCCTGGGCGGCGAGCTGGGTCTGCTTGACGGTATTGGCTTCGCTCAGGTCGCTGACCTCGTCGCGGCATGCCTCAAGCTGCGCCTGCAGGCCTGCCTGGGCCAACAGGGCGCCATTGAGGCGCTCTTCGAGCAAGGCGCGTTCGCCTTGCCGGGTGCCCTGGCGGCGTTGCACATGCATGACCCACCCCAAGCACGGCAAGGCGCCTGCTACCAAGCCCAGCAGAATGCTGGTCAGATCCACTGCCATGCTTACCCCGATCGATCTGTTGCAAATTGAGTGCAGCTTATCAGCCTGCCTGGTCGGGTGCCTGCTCCGGCGCACTGGCCTGGCACAATCGTGCGTACTCCAGCTGCGCCCGACGGTCCCCGGCCCGCGCCGCCTGGCGCAGCAGGTCATGGCCGATGCGCCGGTCGCGGGCATTGCCGCAGTCTCGACACAGCATCTGCCCCAACCGGCTCTGAGCCTCCACCACACCCTGACGCGCCGGTTGCTTTAGCAAGCGGCCGGCCAGGTGCTTGACCTGAGGCTTGTCGCCCAGGCGCGGGCTGTCGAGCAGCCAAAGGGCCACTTTCAATGAAAAGCGTTTGGTCGTGAGAGCAGACGTCGAAACGTCAGGGCTGGCGAGGTGTTTACCGCGAAACTTCATGAGCAACAGAGAGGGCAACTCGAAAGGCGCGCCACTCTACCCTTTTTTTGGGTGCATGACCTTCCGATTTCTGGAGTATTGAAAAAAAAATTCACCGATCATTTCTTGACGTTTTCAAACAGCTGACTGAGGAGTCGACAGGTGCCCGACGATTGTCAGACAGTTCCCTGATTTGCTGGCACGCCCGTCCTAGAGCAAGCGCTCGGGACAATCCACAGTTCCTGTGGATAACTCGGTGGACAACCCCCTAAAGGACCCTGCAAACCCCTATGAAATGGGGCTTGCGCTCAAACTGACGATTTTTTCACCAGTAAAAATTAGTGTTTTTTTTCATTGACTTAAGTGGCCAGTCAAGGCATTGGCGAGTGTCTTCAGGGCTGTTGCCAGGCTGTTACAAGTCATGCCTCGAATGTGCACAAGTGCACCAAAAACCCGCAATCGGATGCACGAAATCGGCACATCAGGCCATTTGCGGGCGATTTTCCCCTCTTCCCACGACGCCAAAGAAGCGCCATACTGCGCGGCTCGCCTGAAGAAACCTGGAAAGGCTTGCAAAGCCCCAAACGTTCCGGTAAGGTGCGCCTCGTTAGTACCAAGCTGAAAGTCAATTCTGGCCAGAAGCGTCCTTGCAGCCCTTGCTCCCCCCAAGAGCATCACTGCTGAAACCAGGACCGGCCCTTTCGATGATTCACTCGCCAGCCCAGCGCTGTTCAAGCACGAATCACGTGACAGATTGATCAGGATTCCATTCCGAACGGCCTAGAACCTTGGCCCCGGAATGCTGCCTGCCCTCTGAAGTACCTACCAGTCAGCCCAAGCGCCCACATTTGATTGCGCTCTCTCTGGCTGCCCTGTTCCAGTCAGGTTCGTTCGTCCCTTAATAAAGGCGTCACTGGAACGTTTCTATCATGCACGGATCATAAGCCCGTGTTTAAAGCAGGAACCTCCAACAATATGCAAACTCATCATCAGATTCAGGCTGCCATTGGCACCCTCTCCCAGGCCTTCTCCCCGTTGAAGTGCCTTATCACTGCCCCACGCAAGGGCAACTTCAGCTTCACCTTGGTAGACGAACACGGCGTCGCCTGCCACACCGAACGCCTGTACCCCGAGCAGTACAGCCGTTCGGAGCCACTGCAAGCGGTGATCGCCCGGACGCGCCAGTCGCTCACCGCGTGAGCGGCGAATACGCTGGCATTCATGAGCTGAATGCCGCGCCAGGCAAGCTGCCTGATCGTTCTTGGCCTAATTGCCGCAAGGCATATGGGTTAGAACCTCAGGCAGCAATCGATTTAAAAACAGCTCTTTACATCACGCTTATCACACTACACTTCAACTCGAGCGGTCCGAACCGCTTCCGGCGGGCCTGATCATTCACCAGCTGCCAAGCTCCAGCGCCCGTCGGCCCTTTACTGCTCGAGGGCATCATGGGTATCGCGGCGAATGAATTGTGTCAGTATGTGATCCGACCAACCCTGGTCTACCTGAATCGTCATTGCGCCAGTGCCGAAGCCCTTTTATTGGGCATTGCGGCCAGCCAGTCGGCGCTCGGCTCGGCCTTGCACGACCGCCGCGGCCACGGCCTTTATCGCATTGGCGAAAGCCGACACCAGGCGGTATGGGACGATTTCCTCGCCCGTGACCCCGAGCTGGCAAGCCTGGTACGCGGCCTGGCCAGCCAGCACGCCTTCCTCGGGGGCCCGCACCTGGAACTCACGGTCAACCTGCGCTACTCCACCGCTATTGCCTGGATGCTCATCGAAGCCCAGGCTACCGAGCTGCCTGCCGCCGATGACCTCTTGGGCCAGGCGCGCATCTGGCGTCAGATCTTTCATCCGCAAGGTCGCCTACGCGACTTCACCCAGGCCTGGCATATGTGCATTACTCGGAAATTGCCAGAGGCATCTTGAGACGTGTCCTACAGTTTTACCGGAAAAAAAGGAATTTTGGTCGGATTGTCCTACAAAACCGCTCTATCTCCTGTGATTCAGGCTATAGCGCGGCGCGTGATTTGTTGGTAGCTTTTCGCCCCGGAGATCCCAAGGAGTTTCTAATAATGAAAAAAGCAATGCTCAAAACCTCCCTCGGCGTAGCCGTTGCCCTCGCTTCCAGCCAACTGTTCGCTGCCGGCTTTGCCCTCAACGAACAGAGCATCAGCGGCATGGGTACCGGTTTTGCGGGTCGTTCATCTTCTGCCGAAGACGCCAGCACCGTGTATGGCAACCCTGCCGGCATGTCGCGCCTGAAGCGCGAACAGGTCACCGTGGGTGGCGCAGCCGTCATCGCGAAAACCGATATCTCGGGTCCCGGTAGCAATTTCGGGGGGGAAACCGACGGAGATATGGTGCCGAACGTTGGCGTGCCGATGGGCTACTACGTGAAGCCGATCGACGACCACTGGAGTGTAGGTTTCGGCGTTTACGTGCCATACGGCCTGATTACCGACTACGGCAGCGATGACGCCGCACGCTACTGGGGCAAGAAGAGCAAGGTCGAGGTTGTGACCTTCCAGCCAACCATCAGCTACGCATTCAACGACAAGGTATCGATCGGTTTCGGCCCCACCATCAACCGTATCAAGGGTGAACTGGGCTCGAACCTGGCCAGCAAGGCCTTCCTGGGCCCTAACGGCCCGGATGGTGAAGTCAAGATCAAAGGCGACGACACTGCTATCGGTTACAACATCGGTGTTCTGGTTCAAGCCACCGACCGTACCCGCCTTGGTCTGACTTACCACTCCATGGTCGACTACAAGCTCGAAGGCGATACACGAGTTTCCTACCCGATTCCGGCGCTCGGCCTGAGCGGCAAATTTGACGCCAGCCTGAAGATCAAGACGCCGGAGTCCGTGGACCTCTCGGTCACTCACGAGCTCGATGACAACTGGACGCTGTATGCGGGTAGCACCTGGACCCGTTGGAGCCGCCTGGAAAACATCACCGTCAAGAACGATGCGCCGGCAGGTTACCCGCTGCAGACCATCACCGAAGAGCAGAACTGGCATGACACCTGGGCTCACGCCATTGGTGCCGCCTATAAGGTGAACAAGGAGTGGACACTGCGCGCAGGCTTCTCCGTCGACCAGTCGCCTACCAACAACCACGACCGTTCGCCGCGCATTCCTACCGGCGACCGCAAAGCGGTCAGCTTTGGTGCCGGCTGGAGCCCGAACGACGACATGACCATTGATGTTGCCTATTCCTACCTGTGGGAAGAAGACACCAAGGTCAACAACCAGCCAAGCTCGCCGACCGAAGGTGCCTTGAAAGGCAGCTACCAGGCCAAGTACGAGAACAGCGCTCACGGTATTGGTGCTTCCCTCACCTACCGCTTCTGATTCGTACCAGCTTCGTGAAAAACCGCCCTCGTGGCGGTTTTTTCACGCCTGGACCTGCCAGGTGTCGCCCAGTGCGTCACGCAGGTAGTCCATGAAGGCGCGGACCTTTGGTGTCAGGGCAAAACGGTCTGCCAGGCACAGGTAGATATCCATCGGTTCGGTCTGGGCGTAGGCCTGCCCATGCTCGCTGTACTCGAACAAGGGTACCAATGCGCCTGTAGCCAAGTGGGGCTTCACCACGAACTCGGCAAGGCGGGTGATGCCGCCATCGTTGAGCGCCATCTGGGTCAGGGCATCGATGTCGTCGCTGATCAGTACCGTGCCGAATTCCGCATCGAATCGCAGGCCATCACGCATGAAGCCCCAGCGCAGGAATCGACCATCCACCGGGTAGCGGAACACCAGGCAGCGGTGCTCGCGCAATGCCTCGGGGGTGGCTGGCAGGCCCGCCTGTGCGAGGTAGCCTGGGGATGCGCAGCAGATGAACGGGATGCGTGCGATGTGTCGCGCCAGCAGGTGATCTTCGAGTTGCGGGGTGATACGCAGGCTGATGTCGACGTCTTCACGGGCGTGATTGACGCGTCGATCAGTCGTTACCAATTCTATCGAAACCAATGGGTAGCGGGCGCTGAAGGCCGGTATCAATGGCGCCAGCACGTGGCGGCCGAAGGCGGAGGTCGAGGCGATGCACAAGCGGCCTTGTGGTTCGCTGTCAGGCGTGGTGATGGCTTGCTCGGCGTGGAGCAGGTCACGTTCTACATGCCGGACACGTTCGTAGTACAGCGCACCGGCTGGGGTCAGGGCCATGCTTCGGGTGGTGCGGCTGAGCAGGCGTACCTGCAGGTGGCTTTCGAGCCGTGCGAGGTTCTGGCTGACTGCTGCCGGGCTGAGGCCGAGGTTACGGGCTCCTGCGGCGATGCTGCCGGCTTCTACCACCTTGATGAAGCTGCGAATGGCGTTGAGCAGGTCCATGGCGAGGCCTTCGATTCGTAAGAATCTCTTTATAAAGAACTCACCTTTACCGGTCTACAGGCATCGGCCATTGCGTTGCTAACCTGCGCCTCCGGTCATTTTTCAGGAGTTCGCATGAGCAACCTCTCCCACTCGCCTAGCCGGCGCAAGTTACGGCACAGCGCCACGCCTTACGTTTTTGCGTTCTACATGTCGTCGATCATGGCATTGCTGATGTGCTTCGTGATCACAGCCGCCAATGCTGGCGTGGACGCACACTATTTGAGCAATGTGATCAAGGCGTACCAATTGGCGATGCCCGTGGCGTTCGTTTGTGTGCTGATGGTCAGGCCCGTCGTGGTTCGACTGGTGGCGTTAACAGTGCACCCTCACTAAAAAACCAACTCCCACTTTCGACTGTTGCCTTTGCCTTTGCTTTTGATCTTAGTGCGCGCAAGTTCAGACACCACAGATCGCGACTTCAGGAGGCCAAGCGGAGGCCTTGCGGAGGGAGGCGACGGGCATGGATGCCCGTCGAGCGCTGAGGCCCCATGGATGGGGCCTGCAGCGCGTACTCCCGGGAGCAAGGCCGTAACGAGGGAACCCCGGAGCGAAGCGCAGGGGCCGGATGATGGGAGCAGGCCCATGGTTACTTTTTGCCAAGACAAAAAGTAACCCGCCGTAAGGGCGGAAAGGTGAGTATGAGTCGCTATTGATTTCGGATATGTACGCGTACATCAGAACCACCGCGCGAAGCTTTTGGCTTTTAAAACGAGTGAATATCCATTTGCCAAGGTGGCGCACAATCACCCTTCCGCCCTTACGGCGGCTTACTTTTTGTCTTGGCAAAAAGTAAGCAAAAACCGCCCGCTGGTATGACTCACCCACATGGGTTACAAATCAGTTCACTCACATAGGTGACAGTTTTTAACTGGCAAGGTCGGTTTTCGAGGATCTGACCATGCCTTGGCGAGAGCTAACACCTATGGACCTGAAATTGCTTTTCATCGCTGACTATCTCAAGGGGCCGCCCAGCTTCAGCGCCCTGTGCCAGGCTTATGAAATAAGCCGGAAGACCGGCTACAAGTGGATCGAGCGGTATGAAAAGGAAGGCCCGGCAGGGCTGGAGGAGCACAGCCGTCGCCGATTGACTCAAGACGGCGGCATCCCTCATACCGTCCGTGAGGCAATCATTGAGCTGCGTGGCCGGGGTGAGACAGAACCTGGGCCCAAGAAAATCCAGGCTGCTTTACAGGTACGATTTCCAGATCAGGTGCCCCCGTCGAAGACGACGATCTACAACGTCCTGAAGCAAGCAGAACTCGTAAAGCCGCGCCGCCTGCGTCAGCGAGTGGCGGTTTACCCCAAGCCCCTTGAGAAAGCAGAGACGCCCAACCAGCTCTTTAGCGCCGACTACAAGGGGCAATATCTGACGGGTGCTGGAGTGTGGTGCTATCCGCTGACGATCATGGACCACGCCAGCCGCTTCTTGCTCGCGTGCCACAGCATGCCCAACACCAACTTTCAGGAAACTCAGGCGGTATTTACCAAGGTGTTCCGTGAAAATGGCTTACCCGAGCGTATTCGAACCGACAATGGCGTACCGTTTGCCAGCAAAGGGCGTGCAGGCCTTTCCCAGTTATCTATCTGGTGGCTGCGCCTAGGCATCATTCCTGAACGAATCGCACCCGGCAGGCCTGAGCAAAATGGTCGGCATGAACGTATGCATCGAACTCTTAAGAGCACTCTTCCAGCGCCACCAGCGGTAGCATGGGAAGCTCAACAGCAGCACTTTGATCGATTCGTGCAGCATTACAATCACGAGCGTTTGCACGAAGCGCTGAAACAGAAAACGCCTGCATCCTGCTATATGCCCTCACCGCGCCCGTATCCTGAAAAATTGCCTGAAATGGCCTATCCAAGTCACATTGAATGCTACCCAGCGGACAGCTGTGGCATCTTGAATCGGCGGGGTTTGAGGATTTATGTTGGCTATGTGCTCAAGCATCAGCTCATTGGGCTGGAGCTGATCGGCGATGGGGCGTGGGATGTCATTTTCGGTCCAATCATCCTCGGTCGTATCGATGAGCGAGATGCTATCGACGGCTATGTGACACTCAAGGTGTTACCTATGTGAGTGTACTTTTCTGTAACCCATGAGGGTGACCCGTACACGCTCCCATCATCCGGCCCCTACGCTTCGCTTCGGGGTCCCCTCTCTCCGGTCATGCTCCCGGGAGTACGCGCTGCAGGCCCCATCCATGGGGCCTCAGCGCTCGACGGGCATCCATGCCCGTCGCCTCCCTCCGCATGACCTCCGTTCGGCCTCCTGAAGTCGCAATCTGCTGCGTCTGAACTTGCGCGCACTAGGAGCAAGAGCAAGAGCCAAGAGCCAAGAGCAAAAACAGCAAAAGCCGCCTGGGGGCTCAAGGGTGGGAGGCGATGGCCTTTTCGATGGCTGACCGGAAAGCCGGATCATCAGGCTTTGTGAGGCTGGAGAAGTTGCCGATCACCTTGCCCTTGCGATCGACCACATACTTGTAGAAGTTCCACTTCGGCGCGCTGCTCTGATGTGCCAGCTCCACGAACAGCGGAATAGCATCCTTGCCCCGCACAGCCTGTGCCTTGGTCATCGTGAAGGTCACACCATAATTGGCGTAGCAGACCTTCGCAGTCTTCTGCGCGTCGGCATCTTCCTGCTTGAAATCATTCGAAGGCACCCCAAGCATTTCCAGCCCCTGCGCGTGATATTCCTTATAGGTCGCCTCAAGCCCCTCGAACTGCGGCGCAAAACCGCAATAGCTGGCCGTGTTGACCACCACCAACGGCTTGCCCGCAAAGCGCTGGCACAGGTCGACCTGCTCCTTGCCACGCAACTCGGGCAAGCTACCCTCCAACAGCGCCGGGCACTCGGCAGCCCAACTCGAAGAGGCCGCCAGCAACGCCAGCAACGGTATCGTCAACCAATGTGCACGCATCGTCAGTTTCTCCCGCAAGACAATCCTTGAACTTGCAGGGTAGCGCTTAACAAACACCCATGCCCAGTTGCATCAACGCCAACCCACCCCGGTGCCAACCCCACCACACCAGCGCCAGGGCCAACCCCCCGGCCACCAGCAGCAGGCTGCGGGCCAGGTAACGGTTCATGCGGCTTGCACCTGCAGGCGCGCTACCGGGCGTTCACGTACCGTCCAGTTGAGTGCAGCCGCCAGCAAGCTGAGCAGAATCGAGATCTGCCAGACCAGGTCATAGTTCCCGGTCTGATCGTACACCACACCACCCAGCCAGCCGCCCAGGAACGCGCCCAACTGGTGGAAAAGAAACACGATGCCACCGAGCATCGACAAGTTGCGCACACCGAATACCGTGGCCACGGTACCGTTGGTCAACGGCACGGTAGACAGCCACAGCAGCCCCATGGCGATACCGAACAGGTAAGCACTCACCGTACTCACCGGCATCCACAGGAACAAGCCGATCACCACCGCCCGCAGCAAGTACAAGGCAGTCAGCAGGCGTGGTTTCGACATGCGCCCCCCAAGCCAGCCAGCCGTGTAGGTGCCCACGATATTGAACAGCCCAACCAGCGCCAGCACCGTGGTGCCAGTGGTCGCCGGCAGATGCTGGTCGACCAGGTAGGCCGGCAGGTGCACGCCAATGAATACCACCTGGAAACCACAGACGAAAAAGCCCAGCGCCAGCAGCCAGAAGCCCGAATGCGAGCACGCCTCGCGCAGGGCCTGCCCCAGCGTCTGTTCCCCACCGTGGCTGGGCAGTGGACGGTCTCGCAACAGGCCAACGAAGGGCACGATCAATGCGACCAGCAGGCCCAGCACCAGCAACGCGGCCGACCAACCCAACCATTCGATCAGGCCGAGGGTGCCAGGCAGCATGGCGAACTGGCCAAACGAGCCGGCAGCGCTGGCGATCCCCATGGCCATGCTGCGTTTCTCTGGCGG
The Pseudomonas sp. KU43P genome window above contains:
- a CDS encoding OmpP1/FadL family transporter; protein product: MKKAMLKTSLGVAVALASSQLFAAGFALNEQSISGMGTGFAGRSSSAEDASTVYGNPAGMSRLKREQVTVGGAAVIAKTDISGPGSNFGGETDGDMVPNVGVPMGYYVKPIDDHWSVGFGVYVPYGLITDYGSDDAARYWGKKSKVEVVTFQPTISYAFNDKVSIGFGPTINRIKGELGSNLASKAFLGPNGPDGEVKIKGDDTAIGYNIGVLVQATDRTRLGLTYHSMVDYKLEGDTRVSYPIPALGLSGKFDASLKIKTPESVDLSVTHELDDNWTLYAGSTWTRWSRLENITVKNDAPAGYPLQTITEEQNWHDTWAHAIGAAYKVNKEWTLRAGFSVDQSPTNNHDRSPRIPTGDRKAVSFGAGWSPNDDMTIDVAYSYLWEEDTKVNNQPSSPTEGALKGSYQAKYENSAHGIGASLTYRF
- a CDS encoding LysR family transcriptional regulator — protein: MDLLNAIRSFIKVVEAGSIAAGARNLGLSPAAVSQNLARLESHLQVRLLSRTTRSMALTPAGALYYERVRHVERDLLHAEQAITTPDSEPQGRLCIASTSAFGRHVLAPLIPAFSARYPLVSIELVTTDRRVNHAREDVDISLRITPQLEDHLLARHIARIPFICCASPGYLAQAGLPATPEALREHRCLVFRYPVDGRFLRWGFMRDGLRFDAEFGTVLISDDIDALTQMALNDGGITRLAEFVVKPHLATGALVPLFEYSEHGQAYAQTEPMDIYLCLADRFALTPKVRAFMDYLRDALGDTWQVQA
- a CDS encoding DUF2798 domain-containing protein gives rise to the protein MSNLSHSPSRRKLRHSATPYVFAFYMSSIMALLMCFVITAANAGVDAHYLSNVIKAYQLAMPVAFVCVLMVRPVVVRLVALTVHPH
- a CDS encoding IS481 family transposase, yielding MPWRELTPMDLKLLFIADYLKGPPSFSALCQAYEISRKTGYKWIERYEKEGPAGLEEHSRRRLTQDGGIPHTVREAIIELRGRGETEPGPKKIQAALQVRFPDQVPPSKTTIYNVLKQAELVKPRRLRQRVAVYPKPLEKAETPNQLFSADYKGQYLTGAGVWCYPLTIMDHASRFLLACHSMPNTNFQETQAVFTKVFRENGLPERIRTDNGVPFASKGRAGLSQLSIWWLRLGIIPERIAPGRPEQNGRHERMHRTLKSTLPAPPAVAWEAQQQHFDRFVQHYNHERLHEALKQKTPASCYMPSPRPYPEKLPEMAYPSHIECYPADSCGILNRRGLRIYVGYVLKHQLIGLELIGDGAWDVIFGPIILGRIDERDAIDGYVTLKVLPM
- a CDS encoding glutathione peroxidase, with the translated sequence MRAHWLTIPLLALLAASSSWAAECPALLEGSLPELRGKEQVDLCQRFAGKPLVVVNTASYCGFAPQFEGLEATYKEYHAQGLEMLGVPSNDFKQEDADAQKTAKVCYANYGVTFTMTKAQAVRGKDAIPLFVELAHQSSAPKWNFYKYVVDRKGKVIGNFSSLTKPDDPAFRSAIEKAIASHP
- a CDS encoding MFS transporter, which gives rise to MTSVWRTSGWVLAGAALILALSLGVRHGFGLFLAPMSADFGWGREVFAFAIALQNLIWGLAQPFAGALADRLGAARVVVIGGILYAAGLLLMSTADSAWSLSLSAGLLIGIGLSGTSFSVILGVVGRAVPPEKRSMAMGIASAAGSFGQFAMLPGTLGLIEWLGWSAALLVLGLLVALIVPFVGLLRDRPLPSHGGEQTLGQALREACSHSGFWLLALGFFVCGFQVVFIGVHLPAYLVDQHLPATTGTTVLALVGLFNIVGTYTAGWLGGRMSKPRLLTALYLLRAVVIGLFLWMPVSTVSAYLFGIAMGLLWLSTVPLTNGTVATVFGVRNLSMLGGIVFLFHQLGAFLGGWLGGVVYDQTGNYDLVWQISILLSLLAAALNWTVRERPVARLQVQAA